The nucleotide sequence ATAGTTGAAATGGAAAGCAAATTGGCAAATTATTCATGGTCCACCAACTGGCAGAGCAGAATCTTTTTTACCACACACACCATCCATTAGCGTATTCTGTACATGAACAACCTGTTCTCCTCTAAATTGCCAAAAACATCAACGGTGAATACTCATGTGCATCACGCTTCCACATGCATCTTTGATTACTGATGTGTTTACACCATCTTGTTCCTCTTAATTCAGGTGTCATGTTTTCTTGTGTGTCTGTATTTTGCCATCAAGTGTTGAGTTGTATTTCATATCTTATGACTCAAAATCCCTGTTCGTCTCGCTGGCAGTGCTTTAGCCCCCATCTCCCATGTACTGGCAGCCTCATTAGAGAGAGGAAGCCTTAGTGTAATGAGAGAGCATGAATGCAGGTCGCTCTGTGTCAGCTGTGACTTCCACCTCTAAACAAAAAACAGacgcacaaaaaaaacaaaaaaaacaagctttGACTGCCAGGATGTTGTGCGCTGAAGAAAAGACAAAACTAGGCCATCTGTGCTTGAGCTGCAATCACTGCCATTTTATTAACTGTAAACGCTCATGCCTATCCTCATTCCTCagtctcattctctctctctctctttctcttgcaGGAGTTATGGTCAGTAAGGAGGCAGGCCGCTGCACTCTGTCAAGCTCAGAGTCTGACTCAGAGTCCGGCGGGCCTTCGCTGGAACGGAGCGGAGCAGACGCGGTACGCAAGCGAAACAAAGCCCTTCAGGTCCGCTTTAAAGACATCTGTGAGGCGCAGAATGAGGCCGCCCACCGAGGTGCCAAGGCAAGGTCCGTTTCCTGCAAGGTCATCCACCGGAGGTACATGACAATGCCGGCACGCCGTTCCATCCCGAATGTCACCAAGAGCACAGGTGTGCAAACCTCACCCGACTTGAAAAAGCGCTACCAGACATTCCCCTTCGAGCGCAAGAAGGGAAACGTCATTAAACACACCGCTCTGGTGGAAAACTACCCGGATCAAAACAACGGCTTTCTGAGCGACGTGAAGGGTGGGGAGCGAGCCGCAAGGTGCGACGGGCGGGTGCAGCAGACCCGAGTGTTGCTCCACACTACTCCGCAGTGCAGCGATGCAAAGGACTTATGTGCTGGGCCAGACTGCTCAGATGGAAAACTCTGCCCTGATCCATCAGATACGGTTTTGGATCAGTCGGATTCAAGGAGAGACACCAACGTCCCAGGGAGTGGGGCCAAGCACAAAGGATTACCGAGTGAGAGCGAGGCAGGGGCAGGCCTGCAGCCCAACTGTGCCTCCTCGACTAAGCTGACTCAACCTCTGCAGGTCAGGGGTGACTGTTCAAAGATTTCCGGCCCTATTGCGTGGACATCTTTGACACAAGTTGAATGCCTGGAGAGTCCTTCAGGGAGCTGCAAACGCAAAAAAGACACAGCGCAGCTGAACGGATTGCAAGCGCAGTCTCAGGCTTTGCCTCATTCGGCGAGCTGTGTTTCCCATGCCCACGTACAGGCCCACTGTCACATTAGCCAAAAGTCGGGAACCGCAGACAACAGGCAGGGCACACGGGGGCAGATGATTGCTCTCCCTGGGGCTGATGGAAATGTGAAAGCCAGGCTTCAAGCCATGGAGGCTCTGATCAGCTCCAGTCAAGAAACTATCAAAGTGCTGCTGGGGGTCATTCAGGAACTGGAAAGAGGAGAAGCACAACGAGAGGGGTGAGTCAGTCTTTATGTTACACTATTAATATTATATGAGCATATATATTACATGAGAAGTATATATACTATACTAATCATCAACTGTATTTGCGAAGTTTCTGTCAAGACCACTATCGTGAAATATTAGCATTATAGTTTGGATTGGCGGTATGGTTTTGTTCTGGGTAAGAACTCCCTGCGCATCCATGCAGCCTAGCATGAATAAGAGCAGGGAGTGTAGCAATAACcccccttaaagggggggtgaaacactcagtttcagtcaatctcatgtcaatcttgagtacctatagagtagtattgcatccttcatatctccgaaaagtctttagttttatcatatttataaaagaaatataggctgtaccgagtctttccggaaaaaaccgagcgcctggaggcgtatcgtgtgggcggagctaaagaatgacaagcgcgcaaagcggtgacgtcctcaagcgtggagaaacccatctatctcagctaatacagataatgatccacaatcaaatctgagggagaaataaattgaacaggagaaacggcaacagcaggacgtccgtctctgtggtatgtaagttactgtatttaatggcctctccacatttctgtgtgtttactcgcagtgtatgaggacatgattcggtttatggactattgtatgcgactagaccttagaagtagcaagcatactgtaacgttatacacagaacaacaatggagtaaccgttagcgcatttgaatgacgaagcacgcgatcgtgtcgtttactgatgtttactcatgcgacggtagccaatagcagagacatttgaagcagtttaagttaactcaccgtcgaagctttatcgctgggaccgctccgtcagaaacacacttctttggtctgatttggtgaagttctgtgacagcagtggcgtgtaaatccattttgagacgcaactggaacgatgttgtgaagcttcccgtcatttctgcgttcaaatcggttcaaatgcagcgctgccttcccggaatgctgtgctgaagagttgaagtcgctcgacgtcacccataggaataaagtggagcgcggcgccgttcacggacgactggatctgcagctgagagactgtttacagcgtgctctagtcacgcgcgcgcgcacccttccgggagaagagcccgtacggcccatacaaggaccttccgctcttattaacgtcaaatagacccatactcgaaaaaaactcgccgaaacttgtgagaaaccggaaggagtatttttgacacagaaatactccatcaaacgtccaacattagtttttgaaactttgtctatgtttaggatggtaatccaagtctttaacagtgtaaaaagctcagtatgcatgaaacagcatttcaccccccctttaaggtaaacagaacagaaccaacatgTTGTATTACAGATGTCAATAATGTTgatattaaatgtacaaaatgattcagaaatttaggccccgtccacacggaaacgcgtttagctgtatacgtatacattttataccgtatcagcgtttcgtccacacggatctggcgttttagaagcatgaatccgatatttttttcgaaaccgggtcccaaagtgtgtacagcgaatccgtatattttctgaaatggtgatgtcatcacactacgtccagcacggtgaagagttaagggatacaactacgggcactgggcatgcgcacatcaatatcccgtcatttaattaacgtatctgcattattttaagggtatgttttgggttggggtaggtgtaggcattaataaaacacatctgttaagtagcaaatgtatttattgttattttattgtgagattttgcctcacctccgaccactgctatacccctgctagccacaactcttcttctccgtttttagtgtatttctgtggcagaattacagcgccacacaatggcctggcatgcaaactacatcgtttttagtcagtTTTCATAATCTCGTGCGgatgcagatatttcttgaaacgagggaaaaaaaagatcggattgggaaagcacTGGCTTCGTGTGGGCGGGGCCTTAGTCTGATTCAAGGGGAATTAGaataccaaatcctgactgacaagaggaggagctggggatggaggagggtaaatgaACTCTGGAGACTCCTATAGGTACTCCTATAGGTAGGTGTGATCAGCTGACAGCCAGCTGATGTGAGTTTGACTAACCTGGCCTGCCAGAACTGATGCTATACGCTTGATTTTTGTGTTTCAGGCTTTTCTCAATGTTTAAAAGAAAAGGCAGCATCACATGTAcatgtttaaaatatacatCTGTGACACGGTCTCAAAAGTGTAACCTTAACTATAAACCTtttaattattacaaaaaaattgtattttcctctaaaataaaaatgtaaaccaATATactaaaatcaatcattttacAAGCTTTAAGGGAATTTTTGTCATCAAAACATGATGATATTCATTTAGCAATAAATTTCACATTTTAGGAAAGgtaattttaatgtaaaaaagggGACAATGAATCTACAATATCAACTGATGTATATCTAATTTCAATTAATTCTCTAAAAATCTTTAATACTGGCTAGCAACCAACTTGacaaatcaagtaaaatgtTTTTGGTTTTTAGTTGCAATTAAATGGAATTATTGAcagattttcttttttgttgtgaCATACATCCTAATGAAATTGATTGAAATGGAccgaaaaataagaaaaaatggATTTGATTCAATTCATCAGTTGTGTTTGGATGGTGGTCAAACCTTGAATGCAACCTTGCTGTCAGTTTGTAAGAAAGGGGTGGCGTTTAAGCACGGATGAACCTTTCACAGTAAGATCAATAGcatgcatttagaaaataaatagTGTGAATTTAAATTTTATCCTGAATTAAATGGAAGACTTCTTATTCAAATAAAGTTATTTAAAGATACAATACAATCCTAACATACTGTATCTGCTTTAAAACGCTCAGGTTCACTTGTCTACAAGACTTCCATGATAAGTGTATTTGTATGCAAAATGTAATTCCTATACattttttgaattattattttcagTGGTAATCAACAGGGCTCCATAGATGTGGTCCTTATGTTACGTTGTAAATAATCTGCAATATTCCTTTTAGCTTGGTATTAAAATGTGTCTTTGACACGTCTGCATTCTGAGCATTTATGTGTTTGAATAGTTTTAAATGCAATTGTTTTGGAAATTATCTAAAAAATGTCATTTACCAACACAATGTATCCAGGGGTGATCCAGTCAGTGTTTTTGTCCttattaaaatcataaaattaatCTTGACAAGTGCATGAAGTGAATTAAACTGTAACAAGCTTTCCTGAATGAACATGTTGAACACCCGTAAGAACACTGACATTGCCTTTGGATTAattaatcataatcataatataATGTATGTATTGTTTCAGTTCATCGTAGTGTTGCAGTTCACAGTTCAAATGCGTGTTGTACAAATGTTAGAAACAGTTCTGTTCACTTACACTAATGTTATCACTTTTAATTGCTTTCAAATTGTGAGTTATTTGCCTCAATTGTGATTTGCAGTCTGCAGTTTCTAATCACATTACTGCAATACTTTATACTTTCTTTAAAGGAAAATGCAATGTCACAATTCATTCCAaccatcttaaagggatagttcaccaaaaaatgaaaattcggtcATGATTTACTAACCTAAGCCTGTATTCTTCCAAGCCTATATGAAATTCTGCTAAGCACAAAATTATAGACTATGGGTAACCAAACTGTTGATgagccccattgacttctacagtattttttttcttccatagCCTGCTGTGGAAGTCCATGGGGTCCATCAGCacatttcaaaatatcatcttttttgttaagcagaagaaagaaatgtatacagctTTGGAAGGAgagtgagggtgagtaaatgatgacagaattttcatttttgggtgaactatccctttaagtatagCAGCCAATCAGCTTTTACAACTTTATGAGCACATTTTTATGATAA is from Pseudorasbora parva isolate DD20220531a chromosome 10, ASM2467924v1, whole genome shotgun sequence and encodes:
- the insyn2ab gene encoding inhibitory synaptic factor 2A, whose amino-acid sequence is MVSKEAGRCTLSSSESDSESGGPSLERSGADAVRKRNKALQVRFKDICEAQNEAAHRGAKARSVSCKVIHRRYMTMPARRSIPNVTKSTGVQTSPDLKKRYQTFPFERKKGNVIKHTALVENYPDQNNGFLSDVKGGERAARCDGRVQQTRVLLHTTPQCSDAKDLCAGPDCSDGKLCPDPSDTVLDQSDSRRDTNVPGSGAKHKGLPSESEAGAGLQPNCASSTKLTQPLQVRGDCSKISGPIAWTSLTQVECLESPSGSCKRKKDTAQLNGLQAQSQALPHSASCVSHAHVQAHCHISQKSGTADNRQGTRGQMIALPGADGNVKARLQAMEALISSSQETIKVLLGVIQELERGEAQREGLSYRTGQDTANCDTCRNSACIIYSVELDFKLQEDKLQPLMKRLCPLEEPSYPSLPYTHEVFTSTPKRKSKTESKKHARWKLWFL